A window of the Helianthus annuus cultivar XRQ/B chromosome 4, HanXRQr2.0-SUNRISE, whole genome shotgun sequence genome harbors these coding sequences:
- the LOC110920655 gene encoding uncharacterized protein LOC110920655 isoform X2 → MLKKTKRLFLQCQCFMDSICVSLHMGKLEPERRLQWKELLGVNYRTLKELFRVSKERSDIMKYQLFVSMLEVYNEKIKDLLVEDTDHPAKKVLGLNWCEAIEAAQRSRRSTRWKHNLSLGWDRSKRLHNQCNGMFSSWYNYCRRSETLQRHCGSIGELYRNVKLMVLGLGLSVRCHWTTESWWHQASIFPQRKRFYFVGTLLKWDIRENGLTIAYLLLLRTGFMLMFSIWSWCRWVYDEHRSWALYLFMKAHKRKLWPAVFSEAQLTSQITGSMLVMKAQTGEFRMQWKARTWVQTMQSKAQAGSSWCFVKAHTWVKTLQHKLP, encoded by the exons ATGTTAAAGAAAACCAAG AGGCTGTTTTTGCAGTGTCAGTGCTTCATGGATTCAATATGTGTATCTTTGCATATGGGCAAACTGGAACCGGAAAGACGTTTACAATGGAAGGAACTGCTGGGAGTTAACTACCGCACTTTGAAAGAGTTATTCAGGGTATCTAAGGAAAGGAGTGATATTATGAAATACCAACTATTTGTAAGCATGTTGGAGGTCTACAATGAGAAGATAAAAGACCTCTTAGTTGAAGATACTGACCATCCTGCTAAAAA GGTTTTAGGTCTCAATTGGTGTGAAGCGattgaggctgctcagaggtctCGTAGATCGACGCGATGGAAGCACAATTTAAG TTTGGGTTGGGACAGGTCAAAAAGGCTACACAATCAGTGTAATGGGATGTTCTCAAGCTGGTACAACTACTGCAGAAGGTCCGAGACATTGCAGCGTCATTGTGGTTCTATAGGGGAGTTATACAGGAATGTTAAGTTGATGGTTCTGGGTCTCGGTTTGTCTGTTAGATGTCACTGGACAACTGAGAGCTGGTGGCATCAAGCTAGCATTTTTCCTCAGCGTAAAAGATTCTATTTTGTTGGAACATTACTGAAGTGGGATATTCGTGAAAATGGCTTGACTATTGCGTATTTATTGCTGCTGAGGACCGGTTTCATGCTGATGTTCAGCATCTGGAGCTGGTGCAGATGGGTGTATGATGAGCATCGGAGCTGGGCCTTATATCTATTCATGAAGGCCCACAAAAGGAAACTCTGGCCTGCTGTGTTTTCCGAGGCCCAATTGACTTCCCAAATCACTGGTTCAATGCTGGTTATGAAGGCGCAAACTGGCGAGTTTAGGATGCAATGGAAGGCCCGAACCTGGGTTCAAACGATGCAAAGTAAGGCCCAAGCGGGATCCTCCTGGTGTTTCGTGAAGGCCCATACTTGGGTAAAAACATTACAACACAAGCTGCCATAA
- the LOC110920655 gene encoding uncharacterized protein LOC110920655 isoform X1: MLKKTKRLFLQCQCFMDSICVSLHMGKLEPERRLQWKELLGVNYRTLKELFRVSKERSDIMKYQLFVSMLEVYNEKIKDLLVEDTDHPAKKVLGLNWCEAIEAAQRSRRSTRWKHNLRGSLGWDRSKRLHNQCNGMFSSWYNYCRRSETLQRHCGSIGELYRNVKLMVLGLGLSVRCHWTTESWWHQASIFPQRKRFYFVGTLLKWDIRENGLTIAYLLLLRTGFMLMFSIWSWCRWVYDEHRSWALYLFMKAHKRKLWPAVFSEAQLTSQITGSMLVMKAQTGEFRMQWKARTWVQTMQSKAQAGSSWCFVKAHTWVKTLQHKLP; this comes from the exons ATGTTAAAGAAAACCAAG AGGCTGTTTTTGCAGTGTCAGTGCTTCATGGATTCAATATGTGTATCTTTGCATATGGGCAAACTGGAACCGGAAAGACGTTTACAATGGAAGGAACTGCTGGGAGTTAACTACCGCACTTTGAAAGAGTTATTCAGGGTATCTAAGGAAAGGAGTGATATTATGAAATACCAACTATTTGTAAGCATGTTGGAGGTCTACAATGAGAAGATAAAAGACCTCTTAGTTGAAGATACTGACCATCCTGCTAAAAA GGTTTTAGGTCTCAATTGGTGTGAAGCGattgaggctgctcagaggtctCGTAGATCGACGCGATGGAAGCACAATTTAAG GGGTAGTTTGGGTTGGGACAGGTCAAAAAGGCTACACAATCAGTGTAATGGGATGTTCTCAAGCTGGTACAACTACTGCAGAAGGTCCGAGACATTGCAGCGTCATTGTGGTTCTATAGGGGAGTTATACAGGAATGTTAAGTTGATGGTTCTGGGTCTCGGTTTGTCTGTTAGATGTCACTGGACAACTGAGAGCTGGTGGCATCAAGCTAGCATTTTTCCTCAGCGTAAAAGATTCTATTTTGTTGGAACATTACTGAAGTGGGATATTCGTGAAAATGGCTTGACTATTGCGTATTTATTGCTGCTGAGGACCGGTTTCATGCTGATGTTCAGCATCTGGAGCTGGTGCAGATGGGTGTATGATGAGCATCGGAGCTGGGCCTTATATCTATTCATGAAGGCCCACAAAAGGAAACTCTGGCCTGCTGTGTTTTCCGAGGCCCAATTGACTTCCCAAATCACTGGTTCAATGCTGGTTATGAAGGCGCAAACTGGCGAGTTTAGGATGCAATGGAAGGCCCGAACCTGGGTTCAAACGATGCAAAGTAAGGCCCAAGCGGGATCCTCCTGGTGTTTCGTGAAGGCCCATACTTGGGTAAAAACATTACAACACAAGCTGCCATAA
- the LOC110920960 gene encoding cytochrome P450 CYP82D47, with the protein MDLSYLQENYTLILSTFAIILVLYYLSFLYKTTTTPPEVSGAWPIIGHFKFFSGPDLPHVTLSSMADRYGPIFMIRLGIRKVLVVSNWEIAKEIFTTHDVIVSDRPNYVAAKILGFDGANLSFSPYGPYWRGLRKIISQELLSVSRLEKLKVVRVVELESAIKNIHDLWREKRDAQGKVLVEMKKWFGDLTMNTMLKVVVGKRYTRGVDSEDEEEMMSCRGVIREWFQYLGQFLVADALPFLDWLDLGGYKKTMERVARELDSIFGKWLEEHRRKRSSGNATEVKDFIDVMMEVVEDDNTAGYNADTIIKTTCETLIAGGSDTTTIMLTWTLSLLLNNRHALRKAQEELDTQVGKDRPVNESDIKNMVYLQAIVKETLRLYPAGFLGGPRAFTKDCTVAGYHVPKGTWLLTNMWKLHRDPKVWSDPCEFRPERFLTPDQKAFDVKWTEFEFLPFGAGRRCCPGIAFAYQMLHMVLATLLQNFEMSTQSGAPVDMSALPGMTNDKAFPLDVLVSPR; encoded by the exons ATGGATCTTTCCTATCTGCAAGAGAATTACACACTCATTCTTTCTACGTTTGCCATAATTCTAGTCCTCTACTACTTATCATTCTTGTACAAAACCACTACCACTCCACCTGAAGTAAGTGGTGCATGGCCTATAATAGGCCACTTCAAATTTTTTAGTGGTCCTGATCTTCCCCATGTAACCTTGTCATCCATGGCTGACCGATATGGACCCATCTTCATGATCCGGCTTGGTATACGTAAAGTCTTGGTGGTGAGTAATTGGGAGATAGCTAAGGAGATCTTTACTACCCATGATGTGATAGTTTCTGACCGTCCGAATTACGTCGCTGCAAAGATATTGGGGTTTGATGGTGCAAATTTGTCTTTCTCTCCTTATGGTCCATACTGGCGTGGATTACGTAAAATCATCTCTCAAGAGTTGTTGTCTGTAAGTCGGCTTGAGAAGCTTAAGGTTGTTCGAGTGGTGGAACTAGAAAGCGCAATTAAAAATATTCATGATCTTTGGAGGGAGAAAAGAGATGCGCAAGGGAAAGTGTTGGTGGAAATGAAGAAATGGTTTGGGGATTTGACGATGAATACGATGCTTAAAGTGGTCGTCGGAAAACGGTACACTAGAGGAGTTGACAGTGAAGATGAGGAGGAGATGATGAGTTGTCGTGGAGTGATAAGGGAGTGGTTTCAATACCTCGGACAGTTTTTGGTGGCAGATGCTCTTCCTTTTTTGGATTGGTTGGATTTGGGCGGATATAAAAAGACAATGGAACGAGTTGCAAGGGAACTCGATTCTATATTTGGGAAATGGTTAGAAGAGCATCGCCGAAAAAGATCTTCAGGAAATGCAACAGAGGTAAAAGACTTCATTGATGTGATGATGGAAGTAGTAGAAGACGATAACACAGCGGGTTACAATGCTGATACCATAATTAAAACCACATGTGAG ACCCTTATTGCGGGTGGTTCAGATACAACTACTATCATGCTAACGTGGACACTCTCATTACTACTAAACAATCGTCACGCTCTTAGAAAGGCTCAAGAAGAACTAGACACACAAGTAGGAAAAGATAGACCGGTAAATGAATCAGATATAAAAAACATGGTCTATCTCCAAGCTATCGTAAAAGAAACTTTGCGACTATACCCAGCCGGATTCCTAGGAGGTCCAAGAGCCTTTACAAAAGATTGCACAGTAGCTGGCTACCATGTCCCTAAAGGAACATGGCTACTAACCAATATGTGGAAGCTCCACCGTGATCCAAAGGTATGGTCGGACCCATGCGAGTTTAGACCAGAGAGGTTTCTAACCCCAGACCAAAAGGCCTTCGATGTGAAGTGGACTGAATTTGAGTTCCTCCCTTTTGGGGCCGGGAGAAGGTGTTGTCCTGGAATAGCTTTTGCGTATCAAATGTTACATATGGTTTTAGCAACTTTATTACAAAACTTTGAGATGTCGACTCAAAGTGGTGCACCTGTTGATATGAGCGCGCTTCCTGGAATGACAAATGACAAGGCATTTCCGCTTGACGTCCTAGTTTCCCCACGCTAG
- the LOC110920655 gene encoding uncharacterized protein LOC110920655 isoform X3, which yields MLKKTKRLFLQCQCFMDSICVSLHMGKLEPERRLQWKELLGVNYRTLKELFRVSKERSDIMKYQLFVSMLEVYNEKIKDLLVEDTDHPAKKVLGLNWCEAIEAAQRSRRSTRWKHNLRSKRLHNQCNGMFSSWYNYCRRSETLQRHCGSIGELYRNVKLMVLGLGLSVRCHWTTESWWHQASIFPQRKRFYFVGTLLKWDIRENGLTIAYLLLLRTGFMLMFSIWSWCRWVYDEHRSWALYLFMKAHKRKLWPAVFSEAQLTSQITGSMLVMKAQTGEFRMQWKARTWVQTMQSKAQAGSSWCFVKAHTWVKTLQHKLP from the exons ATGTTAAAGAAAACCAAG AGGCTGTTTTTGCAGTGTCAGTGCTTCATGGATTCAATATGTGTATCTTTGCATATGGGCAAACTGGAACCGGAAAGACGTTTACAATGGAAGGAACTGCTGGGAGTTAACTACCGCACTTTGAAAGAGTTATTCAGGGTATCTAAGGAAAGGAGTGATATTATGAAATACCAACTATTTGTAAGCATGTTGGAGGTCTACAATGAGAAGATAAAAGACCTCTTAGTTGAAGATACTGACCATCCTGCTAAAAA GGTTTTAGGTCTCAATTGGTGTGAAGCGattgaggctgctcagaggtctCGTAGATCGACGCGATGGAAGCACAATTTAAG GTCAAAAAGGCTACACAATCAGTGTAATGGGATGTTCTCAAGCTGGTACAACTACTGCAGAAGGTCCGAGACATTGCAGCGTCATTGTGGTTCTATAGGGGAGTTATACAGGAATGTTAAGTTGATGGTTCTGGGTCTCGGTTTGTCTGTTAGATGTCACTGGACAACTGAGAGCTGGTGGCATCAAGCTAGCATTTTTCCTCAGCGTAAAAGATTCTATTTTGTTGGAACATTACTGAAGTGGGATATTCGTGAAAATGGCTTGACTATTGCGTATTTATTGCTGCTGAGGACCGGTTTCATGCTGATGTTCAGCATCTGGAGCTGGTGCAGATGGGTGTATGATGAGCATCGGAGCTGGGCCTTATATCTATTCATGAAGGCCCACAAAAGGAAACTCTGGCCTGCTGTGTTTTCCGAGGCCCAATTGACTTCCCAAATCACTGGTTCAATGCTGGTTATGAAGGCGCAAACTGGCGAGTTTAGGATGCAATGGAAGGCCCGAACCTGGGTTCAAACGATGCAAAGTAAGGCCCAAGCGGGATCCTCCTGGTGTTTCGTGAAGGCCCATACTTGGGTAAAAACATTACAACACAAGCTGCCATAA